From the genome of Chloroflexota bacterium, one region includes:
- a CDS encoding amidinotransferase, which yields MGTIFATAAYGGEGWSPRTTSLRQEIGQVWAQCGVSTEWAPLKAVLLHRPGTELEGVSDPNQAQMLEPLDIAKATAQHDAMAQAYRDAGVTVHYVEPSETPKPNQMFIADLMFMTPEGAIVGRPASTVRAGEERFVAARLAALGIPILRTIRGTGTFEGADAAWVDPQTMLLGRGLRTNAEGAAQVASLLAEMGVQVIQVDLSYGAMHLMGTLRFADRDLAIGWRGRIPYAAVDTLREHGYRVLFAPDEEEVVRGKALNFVTLGPRRILMPAGNPRTQAFFEDAGITCVTVEVDELGKAAGSIGGILERSPAQT from the coding sequence ATGGGAACCATATTCGCAACGGCGGCCTATGGCGGCGAGGGATGGTCCCCGCGAACGACATCGCTTCGCCAGGAGATCGGGCAAGTGTGGGCGCAATGCGGCGTCTCCACGGAGTGGGCCCCTCTCAAGGCGGTCCTGCTACACCGCCCGGGGACGGAGCTGGAGGGGGTGTCCGATCCCAATCAGGCGCAGATGTTAGAGCCACTGGACATCGCTAAAGCCACAGCACAGCACGACGCGATGGCACAGGCCTATCGCGATGCCGGGGTGACCGTCCACTACGTCGAGCCTTCGGAGACGCCGAAGCCGAATCAGATGTTCATCGCCGATCTCATGTTCATGACGCCCGAAGGCGCCATCGTAGGCCGCCCGGCCTCGACGGTTCGCGCGGGCGAGGAGCGATTCGTCGCGGCACGGCTGGCCGCGCTGGGGATTCCGATCCTGCGCACGATACGAGGGACGGGCACCTTCGAGGGGGCCGATGCCGCGTGGGTCGATCCCCAGACGATGTTGCTCGGAAGAGGATTGCGCACCAACGCAGAGGGCGCCGCCCAGGTCGCCAGCTTGCTGGCGGAGATGGGCGTGCAGGTGATCCAGGTCGATCTCTCCTACGGGGCCATGCATCTGATGGGAACCCTTCGCTTCGCCGATCGAGACCTCGCCATCGGCTGGCGGGGGCGCATCCCCTACGCGGCCGTGGATACGCTCCGAGAGCACGGATACCGGGTGCTCTTCGCCCCCGATGAGGAGGAGGTCGTCCGGGGAAAGGCGCTGAACTTCGTCACCCTGGGCCCCCGGCGGATCCTGATGCCCGCGGGGAATCCCCGCACCCAGGCCTTCTTCGAGGATGCAGGGATCACCTGTGTCACCGTCGAGGTCGATGAACTCGGCAAGGCGGCGGGCTCCATCGGCGGGATCCTGGAACGCTCCCCCGCCCAGACGTGA